A stretch of Lacipirellulaceae bacterium DNA encodes these proteins:
- a CDS encoding DeoR/GlpR family DNA-binding transcription regulator, translating into MLETAKQSDLPLASQRRLEILSQLQEAGAVRVASLATRFGVADETIRRDLDKLSDQGQLARTHGGAISIRHDRVDLPMAIRKNRRAAEKQQIANQALELINPNDVIGLDASTTVLELACLIPDMPLTVVTNSLDVIRLLADRPQIEVICSGGEFDPKSMCLFGPLAEANIQQIALSKLFFSCKGIDFEHGYSEASTHHASLKRVFLQQAEQSILLADSSKFGVRSMVSSGKLDLVDLVITDESTGSDYLESLQKRHVQTEVASPRSSAQTDPKMTETMQ; encoded by the coding sequence ATGTTGGAAACAGCAAAACAGAGCGATCTGCCGCTCGCTTCGCAGCGGCGTCTGGAGATTCTCTCCCAGCTCCAAGAGGCAGGCGCGGTGCGTGTCGCCTCGTTGGCGACTCGCTTCGGCGTTGCCGATGAAACGATTCGGCGCGATCTCGACAAGCTCAGCGACCAAGGTCAGCTCGCCCGGACCCACGGCGGAGCGATAAGCATTCGCCACGACCGCGTTGATCTGCCGATGGCGATCCGCAAGAATCGTCGGGCCGCGGAAAAACAACAGATTGCCAATCAGGCGCTAGAGCTCATTAATCCTAATGATGTCATTGGCCTGGACGCATCGACCACCGTCTTAGAACTTGCGTGCTTGATTCCTGACATGCCGCTGACAGTAGTCACCAATAGCCTCGACGTGATTCGCTTGCTGGCGGATAGGCCGCAGATTGAAGTAATCTGCAGCGGCGGTGAATTCGACCCAAAATCGATGTGCCTGTTTGGGCCACTGGCTGAAGCGAATATTCAGCAGATCGCCTTGAGCAAGCTGTTCTTCTCCTGCAAGGGCATCGACTTCGAGCACGGTTACAGTGAAGCTTCGACGCACCATGCTTCGCTCAAGCGAGTGTTTCTGCAGCAGGCTGAGCAGTCGATTCTGCTGGCGGACTCGAGCAAGTTCGGTGTCCGCTCGATGGTTTCCTCGGGAAAGCTTGATCTCGTGGATCTCGTCATTACCGATGAATCGACGGGCAGCGACTATTTAGAGAGCTTACAGAAACGACATGTCCAAACCGAAGTCGCCTCGCCACGCTCGTCTGCTCAAACTGATCCCAAAATGACCGAGACCATGCAATGA